In Magnolia sinica isolate HGM2019 chromosome 12, MsV1, whole genome shotgun sequence, a single genomic region encodes these proteins:
- the LOC131219908 gene encoding dol-P-Man:Man(6)GlcNAc(2)-PP-Dol alpha-1,2-mannosyltransferase-like encodes MALATSKQRRPPTSSSPSTESYTKEDKPEKKLDGGEKTDDGSMSWKLPFFALVTLRYMSATSNIIHNCDEVFNYWEPLHFLLFKSGFQTWEYRAGFYQWENHSSLSGVNKGTSGGLAISFSGCDGNQTSADTSVSGCFF; translated from the exons atggctcTCGCCACATCGAAGCAACGACGCCCTCCCACCTCATCTTCACCTTCTACGGAGAGCTACACCAAGGAGGACAAACCAGAGAAGAAATTGGACGGTGGAGAGAAGACGGATGACGGATCCATGAGCTGGAAGCTCCCATTCTTCGCACTGGTAACCCTCCGATACATGAGCGCGACATCCAACATCATACACAACTGCGACGAGGTCTTCAATTACTGGGAGCCACTACATTTTCTCCTCTTCAAATCCGGATTCCAGACCTGGGAATACAG GGCTGGATTCTACCAGTGGGAAAACCACAGCTCTCTGTCTGGAGTTAATAAAGGTACGAGTGGTGGCTTGGCCATTTCTTTCAGTGGTTGTGATGGCAATCAAACTTCTGCAGATACATCAGTAAGTGGTTGTTTCTTCTGA